From Vidua macroura isolate BioBank_ID:100142 chromosome 5, ASM2450914v1, whole genome shotgun sequence, the proteins below share one genomic window:
- the SAMM50 gene encoding sorting and assembly machinery component 50 homolog yields MGTVHARSLEPLPMAGPDFGALGEEAELVEVEPESKQDILENKDVVVQHVHFDGLGRTKDDIIMYEISDVFKAKNLIDVMRKSHEARQKLLRLGIFRQVDVLIDTCQGDDALPNGLDVTFEVTELRRLTGSYNTMVGNNEGSMVLGLKFPNLLGRAEKVTFQFSYGTKETSYGLSFFKPRPGNFERNFSVNVYKVTGQFPWSSLRETDRGISAEFNFPIWKTNHTLKWEGVWRELGCLARTASFSVREESGHSLKSSLSHAMVIDSRNSSILPKRGALLKINQELAGYAGGDVSFLKEDFEFQLNKQLLWDSVVSASFWGGMLVPIGDKPSSIADRFYLGGPTSVRGFSMYSIGPQSEGDYLGGEAYWAGGVHLYTPLPFHPGRGGFGDLFRTHFFLNAGNLCNLNYGDGPRAHLQRLAECIRWSYGAGIVLRLGNIARLELNYCFPMGVQAGDRICDGVQFGAGIRFL; encoded by the exons atGGGCACCGTGCACGCCCGG aGTTTGGAGCCTCTTCCAATGGCTGGGCCAGACTTTGGTGCCTTGGGAGAGGAAGCTGAATTGGTTGAAGTTGAACCTGAGAGCAAACAGGATATTCTTGAAAACAAAGAT GTGGTGGTTCAGCATGTGCACTTTGATGGACTTGGAAGGACCAAAGATGACATCATCATGTATGAAATCTCTGATGTTTTCAAGGCAAAAAATCTCATTGAT GTGATGAGAAAATCACATGAAGCTCGTCAGAAGTTGCTTCGTCTCGGAATCTTTAGACAGGTGGATGTTCTGATTGATACCTGCCAAG gAGATGATGCCCTTCCAAATGGTTTAGATGTGACCTTTGAGGTAACAGAATTGAGAAGGTTAACCGGGAGCTATAACACCATGGTTGGCAACAATGAAGGCAGCATG gtGCTTGGGCTCAAGTTTCCAAATCTCCTTGGACGTGCAGAAAAGGTGACCTTCCAGTTCTCCTATGGAACAAAGGAAACTTCATATGGCCTGTCCTTCTTCAAGCCACGGCCTGGAAACTTTGAAAGAAA tttttcagttAATGTATACAAAGTAACTGGACAGTTCCCGTGGAGCTCTCTTCGAGAAACAGACAGAGGAATATCAGCAGAATTTAAT TTTCCCATCTGGAAGACCAATCACACACTGAAGTGGGAAGGTGTGTGGAGAGAGCTTGGCTGCCTTGCTAGGACAGCATCCTTTTCTGTTCGAGAGGAAAGTGGACACTCTCTAAAATCATCTCTCTCT cATGCCATGGTAATTGATTCCCGGAACTCCTCAATCTTGCCAAAACGAGGTGCTTTGCTGAAAATTAATCAG gAGTTGGCTGGCTATGCAGGTGGAGATGTGAGCTTTCTGAAAGAGGATTTTGAATTTCAGTTGAATAAGCAACTTCTCTGGGATTCG GTTGTATCAGCATCATTCTGGGGTGGAATGCTGGTACCTATTGGAGACAAGCCATCCAGTATAGCTGACAG GTTTTACCTTGGTGGACCAACAAGTGTGCGTGGATTCAGTATGTACAGCATTGGACCCCAGAGTGAAG GTGATTATTTGGGAGGAGAAGCCTACTGGGCTGGAGGGGTGCATCTCTACACCCCTCTCCCTTTCCATCCGGGCCGCGGAGGGTTTGGAGACCTTTTCCGAACACATTTCTTCCTTAATGCTGGAAATCTCTGCAATCTCAACTATG GTGACGGTCCCAGGGCGCACCTGCAGAGACTGGCAGAGTGCATCCGCTGGTCCTACGGCGCGGGAATAGTGCTGCGCCTGGGAAACATCGCCAGGCTTGAGCTCAACTACTGCTTCCCCATGGGAGTACAGGCTGGAGACAG gaTATGTGATGGTGTTCAGTTTGGAGCAGGAATAAGATTTctataa